tgaaaagaaagtagaaattaatcatgaacaataaaattgactaaATTAGAAGAATTTTGATCTACTAGCAGTCAACTAGGTGATGAAGAGTCACATCAATCATGTAAGTTTGAACATACATAAACAACTAAAAAGCTTTATGATATTTGCACGAAAATCCTTAACAAAATAACTAATTAGAGTAACAAATTAACATAGGATTTACGtgaaagtcaataaaaaaaatagtttgtatTATGATTCAATATGCCTTcttatttaataacataatatatatacatatatatataaaattagatttacaTGTTTATATAGAATTCAAATTTTGTACCAATATAAATAGAATTATACAActactataaattatattctagtcccatatatatttatttgcttCAATTGTATTTATCTTTCTCTCCAATACTAAAATTGACTAAATTAGAAGAATTTTGAACTACTAGCAGTCAACTAGGTGATGAAGAGTCACATCAATCATGTAAGTTTGAACATACATAAACAACTAAAAAGCTTTATGATATTTGCACGAAAATCCTTAACAAAATAACTAATTAGAGTAACAAGCTAATATAGGATTTATGtgaaagtcaataaaaaaaaatagtttgtatTATGATTCAATATGCCTTcttatttaataacataatatatatacatatatatataaaattagatttacaTGTTTATATAGAATTCAAAATTTGTACCAATATAAATAGAATTATACAActactataaattatattctagccccatatatatttatttgcttCAATTGTATTTATCTTTCTCTCCAAtactattaatatattttatttatttacttgattttttttttaatatctagtaCCTTTGAATGACCTAcaattctctttaattttaaaaataaatatcctcTTTATGTGTGGTATTGCTTAGAGCAGATAAccttttttttaggttgaagATCTTGGTTTCCCTACACTCCACTGGATTTTATGAGGctgctatttgtttttattgaagattaagTTCTCATAGTAtagcttttttttgttggatggAAGGAatgtttaatatataaaatgattgatCATACAAGGAATAGTTGGTCAGACTTCAGTCAATGATCAATCGCTTAATTATTCGATAGATCAAAAACTTGCAAATAACCTATTATATATTGGGTGATAgaattaacaagtttttttcatttaatagcTAATTCCAAGAAGGTTGAATCATCTATCctacaaatttattataatgGCAACACTTTTGATTCTCTGCAGGGTATTATAAAGGTTGTAGTAGAATATTTCTCAATGATGTATGATTTcccctctaaaaaaaaaacccagttaAATCCTTTGAGTTTCAAATGCCTCTCTAAAGAATACTCTAAATGGCTTGAGCAGGAAATCACAATGGAAGAAATGAAGCGTAGTATATAGGATTGTGATGTTTTAAAGTGTCCTGGACTAGATAGTTCAACTTCAAATTCTACATATTATTGCTCAAGACATCCTCGATATCATGTTAAGCTTCTTCAAAATAGGAAGATTGCTCAAAAGAATCAATACGACTTATATAACTTTCCTTCTTAAGACAATAGAACCCACTGAGTTTAAAGAATTTTGGCCCATCAGTATGATTCATGGGATCTATAAGATCATTGCTAAAAAATTTACGTCCAGATTGAAGACTGTTATGCAAGACATCATTAGCATTAACCAATCAGTTTTCATAACAAACCACAACATTATAGATGGCTTCATGATTGCAAATGAGCTAGtaagtgattaaaaaaaaaagtaataggTCTGATTTTCAAGATTGATTTCTATAAAGCCTTTGACTCAGTCTCTTGAGATTACCTGGATGATGATATCATAGGCTATATGGGGTTTGGTAGGAAATGGAGAAACATGATTTAtgaatgtctttcttccttAAAACTCTCGGTCCTCATCAATGGATCATCTTCAAAAGAATTCTATGTTTGGTAAGGATTGTGTCAAAGAGACTTGATATCCCTTTATTTGTTTAACATAGTTATTAAGGGTCTCTTAGTCCTTTTTCATAGGGCATTTATGGGGAACATTCTCAAGGGGCTGAGTTCACATCAAGAATTTTCCTTATCCACTTATAATATGAGATGACATGTTAATATTCATCTCGAAAAATATTGATCATTTAATTCAAGTCAAAAGAATTCTAAGATGGTTTGCTCTTAGTTCAGGCCTTCACATAAACTTTCATAAAAACTTCATTATTGGTATAAATGTAGAAGACCATTTGTGTTTGAGTTTggcaaaaactattttttgtatatttgacTCCCTCCCATGCAATTATCATGGCGTGCTAATAAAGGCCAATTCATCTCGTATCTCTACATGAAAACTAGTGATAAAGAAGTTTCATAAAAGGCCTAATTAGTGGAAAGGGAGATTATTAAGCATGGTTGGGTGTCTTTGTCTCATCAAAAGCATTCTCAATTCCCTGCctatctattttatatttgtattcaTGATGCCAAAAGGAGTAGGCAAATTACTTTCATCAATCCAATAACGTTTCTTGTGGTGTGGATGTACTAAGTagagtttttttctaaaatatttaatagagATTAGTGATGTTCGACAATAATCAATGAGGCCTCGATATAGGCTCTTTTATGTAGAAAAATAAAGCCTTGCTGCTAAAATGGATTTGGAGACTCTTTTCCCTGGGTTCAGGTTTATGAAAAACAGTTATCTTTTCTACGTATAATCTAGCTTATAAGAATGAGATCCCAACTTTTAACAACCAACCCTCCAAGATCTAGAGggatattaaatatattgttcAAACGAAGATCATCACGTCTTCATGAATCACTGTAAATTCATTGTGGGCAATGacaaattaacatatttttggCTAGACAACTAGATTGAAGATTATCCTCTTAAAACAGCTTTCCATAGGGCTATATCTTTTATCTTCCTCTAAATTTGCTTTGGTGGCTGATATGGGCAGATGGAGCAATGGTATCTGGTTATGGTCTTTGCAATGGCAATGGcctctatttcattttaaacaAGAACAATTATCACTTTTATCATCCTTATTGGATTTCAAGTCTATTTTCTACCCTAAACtagataataaaatttagaCTCTCAATACAGATGGCATTTTCAATGTAAAATCTTATTCCAAAATAATGGACTAGCTATTCTATATTGGTGCCAAACCATTCCAATCTTTAGTTTGGATAAAACAAACCCCACTAAAAGCATAAATATTTCTCTGGCTTCTTGTTCAGGATAAAGTAACCACAAGAGATTTTCTATTTCAGTATGACTTCCTTACCCATCAGGAATCAAGATGCGTTTTTTGCAATAAAAACTTAGAATCTTCAAGACACCTCTTCATCCACTACCACTTCACTTGgaatatatagataaaattcCTTTCTAATTAGGGTATTagcaatgtttttttcaaaatcaattgaTGATATGTGCTACCAATGGTCTTTTATGGTAAAACACAAGTAGCCTAATCCCTCATGGTAGGTTCTTTTTCGATGCATTGTATGAAAACTTCGGCTTTATTGGAATGATGTTGTCTTTAATGGTGCTACCCCTAACTTTCAAATCTGTTTTTTCATAGTGTGCCGAAGTGTTGCTTTATGACTGAGACTTGATTCCAACTCTTTGGACCTTTATAGCAAGAATGTTCTTATCACTTATGATGCAAACAACTACACAAAAGGAAGGAGATGATttcatcccccccccccccaatgtCTTCCCTCCCTTGTTTCAAAGCATCAACAGCTTGTATGCTTTCCTacttgcttttttaattttttcctttgcaTGTAAAACTTATGTAAGTTATGTTATTATGTTTTagctattttcttaaaaaattgcTACATATTATCACTAGgaaatttttaaccattttgaaATCAACCTCTTCAATCATGGAGACTTTGATCACATattgatcctttttttcttgtatttataccaaattatttttgaaaaacccattaaaaTACCTATTTTCTACATATCCTTTCATACACtttttcaataacaattttttttttctataaatcatATGTAGACCTAGCTAGATGTTGAAGTTCACATTATTATATGAtgtttctttaacttttttttcattattgagAAATCATATTTGTtgcaataaaattatcataccCCGAATAAAACTTTTTTGATCTTATTTGCTatttaaattgaatgaaaaagatTAATGGCATTTGACTTGAATAAGTTTGGTACAATGAGAATCTCATGCAACTTGAATGTATTCattcttattaaaataatattcaatgtatcatgatttattgattttactaaTAAATTCCGACCAAAAACATTTACCCAAATACTTTTCATCTTCGTGAGGAGTATGCATATGAGTTGACcaagttttcttgaaaaatgctttttaatgtttttttttttattataacataatgatttaattataaaaaaagtcacaactttttttttctttttttaaaatgcattctCGTacctaaacattatttttaaaaaagaaaaaaaaaaagcctcgcAGCATAATATGGAttcacaaataatattttgtatgaGAGATcttgtaataaaatattttacaatgatATGTTTTTATACCCTTGTAGGTTCATAGGATAGAAAACTCTTCACCAACTAAAATCTAATAAGCATAGGAGGttctttttttcaacaaatctTGACATGACGATGCTttcatttcaattataaaattataagattctacaaattgagaaaaaagttACATCACAGTATTTTGAatggaattttttaattaaaatatgttccATAATGTGTAAAGAATTAACAAACATGGGACTAAGGTAAGATATTGATgatgatagagagagagagagagagagtaaggcCAACTTGAAGCCCAATTATCCAGACCATAACATAATAAGTTATTAGGCCTGAAACCAGGCCCTACCCAATTCAACCCATCTAACTCCCATCCAACTGCTTGCTcaaggtctctctctctctcgtcttCTCCAAGCACACCTCCTCGACAAGAAACCCAGCAAAACCCTCGCATCAGCTATCGATAAACCCTCTTTCTTCGAATTACGAAATTTAGAAGCAAAAGCATAATGGGATTGACAAACTTCATAATAACAGTTGCCGGTGTAAGTGCTGTGATTCTTTTACTAAGGAGCGATGTGAAGCAATCTGCTACTATCTTTAGACGCAACGTCAAGCATATCCGCCACTGGCTCGAAGAAGAAACCGCCGCCGCTTCCAAGTAACCTCTCACCTtcccctccctctctctgtaCGACTAAAAGTGATTATGATGTTTCTACTATCTGTAATAAAGTGTGATGataatcattattaatttttatcgaATTGAATGATTTATGATTGTGATGGgcttattttgttctttttttcctttgtaatttttttagattctcCGCATTCTCGATGTTTAGATTGGATGTTGTTCTGCTACAAATTTGATGAActgaaacaaattattttcattcttttgttcTAAGAACTTGAATATACTTTTGGGATTATTGTGTGATTGTTCTTGTTAGTGTTTAATTTTCAAGATATAGAATGGGTTTTCTTGACAAAAATTGTCTAGTTTTGGGGTTTTATAACTTGGAACAAGTTTTGGATGCTAAATTAGCTGATGCTTACGGGTTCGAAGCAGGGTTTGGCTATCAACAGCAATAAGCCTTGTCAGGTCTATTCCTTAACTCATGGCTTTCATTTGTCGAAGGCTTGGAATTTGGCATAAATTATGGAATTATACCAGATTCTAATGATCCCAGTTGCAGATGCATTGCCATTTTGGCCTCTTGTGATAGATCAATTTTGTCTTTGAATCTCAACTAGATTGTTTCGCCACAAAGGAGTTTAAAACGTTGATATGAATTCATGACCAAAAGCAAAACCCATTTATAGGATTTGTTTATAAGAAATCTGGACAGCTACAAAATTGTATTATTAAATCaggtgttgttgttattgtttaatgaagaaaatcttGCTTTGAGATTATCCACCTGTTTACTTGTTATGTGCTTATTGCTTGGCTTATGTATACTATGTTGATAGGAGTCTTTTCCTCCATGTTTTAGTACTTAAGAGTAGGTTGTTGATGTATCTTATTTCAGGGCTTCAAAAGAGGCATCACCTAAGGAACTGGAATCGAAGGTCCCTCGAAAGGACATCCCCAAGGAGGACTAGCACTATTGTCTTACACCGTATAGAGTTGCTAATATTTCCTTTTAATTCAATGAATATGATGGTTTGGTTAAAGTCAAGAATTGATGTTCAGAGAGTCcaaacttgattttgttttatcctTTCTGGCGGCCTTTAGTATGTTGATATGTATCTACCAAACTGATGATATTGGTAATGGAAGTTCTGTTTTTGTTCGGCTTCACCATTTATTTGATGACTTCCAAAACTCTCATTAGATTTTGACAATTCTGCTTACCAGAGGATCATCAGTATATTTCTTCTGTTGATTTATTTTCAGTGTACCAGGGAGAGGCATCAACCCTGAGACCTCTTATAAGGGAAGGGGATGCTTGTATCATTGAaagtaggggtgttcacggtccggttcggttcggttttaacataaaaattcaaccgaaccggaaaataccatttcttgttaatataacccgaaccgaaccgaaaaccggttcaaaccgaaccggttttgttcggttcgggtcggttttttagccttagaaaccagaaaaaccgaaactaattaaataaaagaaaacttggCTGAATCACAATCACTGCCCCTCCTTGCTTGTTCTCTTTAAAAAAGCCTAGCCCAGATGGTTCATTTCCGGCTACACGCCGGCGTTTTATTCTTCATCGTTGTTGTTCTTTTCCCTTTACTTTGCTCCGACATTCGTTCAATACCGTCGAGGGAGGGGAATAGCGGTGCAGTTGAAGTGCTCAACGGGTATCGATTCGCTGAAGCGCCGGAGTATCGTAACGGGAGAGACTGTCCTGTTTTAACAAGCAATGGCCGGTTAGTCTCCTCCTGCGAGCCTTCTTTAGTTCACATAGCCATGACTCTTGATTCTGAGTATCTACAGGGCTCAATCGCTGGAAGGGGGAAAAGAGAAGTGGGAGGGTGAGTGGGCtggttttggggaaaagggaaggggaagAGTGAGCGGGGTGGAAAGGTTTTGGGGAAAGTGGAaaggttttggggaaaagggaagggtatttattatttaggtttatgattttttttttaatatatttttttagatttaattaaaccggttcggtttggtccggttcaatcggtttaagtttttttaaaccggaaccgaaccggaccgggtgatttttttaaaatttttaatcggtttattcggttttttctatcggtttggttttttcggttaattttttctcggttttctcggtttaatcggttggtcggtttttttgaacacccctaattgAAAGTGCTCATTAGGTATTGGCTATTACTGCCTCACACACAACCAAActaattcagttttttatttgtgCTCTTGGCATATGGATTGAAAGGGAGTATAGGGTGCCTTGACATGAAAAGCTTATTCCTTCACCCTGCATTGCTCCATGCATGTGGCCTGTTCTATGCCAAAACTTTCCCCGTATTTGTTCCAAGATATGACATCGATATATAGCTAGTCAATCGCAGCTGTGTTTTATAAAGACTATAGCTGTTTTGTTTTCGTAACTTGTTTTTTGGGGGTTGTCTTCTGATTTGGACATCCATAGCTCAGTTGCGTAAGTGCTTACCATGTAATGATCAGAACCTAGCCCTGCATTGCTCCATGCATGTGGCCTGTTCTATGCCATAACTTTCCTCTTATTTGTTCCAAGATATGACATCGATATATAGTTGGTCAATCGCAGCTGTGTTTTATAAGGACTATATGTGTTTTGTTTTCGTAACTTGTTTTTCGGGGGTTGTCTTCTGATTTGGACATCCATAGCTCAGTTGCGTAAGTGCTTACCATGTAATGATCAGAACCTAGCCCCAGTCAACACTTGAAATCTATTCAAATAAGCTGTGTGAAATATGGAGGTTCACTCAAAAATATTCTATAACTTTGCCAAAAAGTCCATCTGCTGTGTTCATGGTTGAAGGAAAACGATGACTTTACTGGTAGCAAGATAAATAGAATCTTGTTGCCAGAAAGTCCATCTGCAGTATTGGAGGGGTGGATGAGGACCCATTTCGAGGAAGCATCACCGAATGGACTCACAGGAAACATTCCATTGGAGTCATTGTTGGTTTCTTTagaatccaaacaaaaaacTTATCCTCCAAGCAGAATTGGATGGATCAAAATGGGATGCAACAAGATGCACAAATCATGTAGAGAGCATAATTTAAGGTGACGAATTGACTGCAGCAGCTcctttgattttataatattgagACAACAAAATCATCAAGTAAAGGGCGGGGCCGCTTGATTGCCAATTTTAACGTCTTTCACCTGGAATCCAATTATTTGCATGCTTCTTGGAGGTGCAGGGCATCGATATTTGGATGGCTTTATCGTTACTAGTGGAATACTGAACTGAAAGAACCAGGTAACCATCGGAAGAAAAACATCCagattgtttttacttttcaaaaatatttttgcaaattttaatttttttattttaattaatttatgctttaaaaataaaaagaatatgttaatgtattttcaaataaaaattattttaaaaaataagtattatcacatttaaaaagaatattcacAATCATGTAGAAGGCCGGAActaaggttaaaaaaaagaaagaggaatgCGTGAAGAATATGCAGATTGGAAAGAGAGTAGATGAACAGAGCAAGCAGTCAAGTCAGGTGGACTGGCatattttattctgtttttgcagtcaaagaaatcaaaattatttcgCTGTTGGGAATAATTAGATGAATTTTGATGACTTGTCTGCCTTTCAGCCAAACCTCTTGCATTATGAATTACTGTACACGCCCACCATCggagaaaaataattagacacacgtgcttatatatatatatatatatatatatatatatatgcttatatatatatatatatatatatatattttacgaATTAGTGCATTGATACAGAGAGATCTTTATCGTTATTAATGGATAGAAAAGGATGGCTAAAAATCTCGAATTAAAGGTTATTTTGACCTTTCAAATAttcatggttaaaaaaaatccctaCGGCTGCTCTTGTAACTCAATAAGTATATCTTCCACAAATTAACTTGTTAATAACGTATATATATGCCCAAAGGAAACATGTCAGAATAGCCCTAGAAGCAATAATAATGCAAAATTTGCATATTTaggaattgaaaagaaattctcATGTCTCTCTttcagaagaaaaggagaaaaagaaaagggggaaaGAGAGCTTCACTTTATTATAATGCATATGAATGTATAGTTAATGTGTTaactataatataaaacaaaactatataattaaatgattttcttttaaaacaacaatattacGTTTAATTATGCAgtgaaaatcaatattattaaatatcatatattttttaaaacttggttttgatttaattttgttattttcatatttagtattatttatttttattattttatttttaagcaaaTTTCGAATTTGCATAGCCAATTAAAAGTTTTGATGTTGATAttgtattaaatttataatagtcaatcaaatagttttaaattattggtGATTTTATattacacacacaaacacaaatgaaataatatattggtgattttataataatatatacacacacaaacactaatgaaatttgaaagattTAGTTTCTGTTTGTTAGGCTAGCTTATGCGCACACATCAATTAATCTCACGGgctctgaagttaatgaccatgtaagtcttCAATGGTTTTGAGGTTTGTGGGACTCGAATTAGTAATCTTCAAGGAACAAACCCAGGACCTGATCAATTAAGATACACCTCTCATTGCCAAAATAGCTATGCTCTACAAGCCAATAAGAACTgggattaattattaatatatatgttgttaTAGGTGgaccttttttcttatttgaagataaaatgtatttttgacaGTTTTCatgacattaaaaattaaatatatatttttttcaaatgattttaatatttcactcTCATTCGCATTTGatatattgaaaacaaaatttgtcTTAAGTAATGATCACACCaagttttaaatctaaaaaatcaaagaatcgAATAAACCTTAATTATTAACCACcagaaaaatgagaaataattaAGGACTCTCCATGTAAATTTAAAGACAACATGAATACATAAAACTAACCTCGTAGAGATTCTCTAGTAATTAATGGATTCGTTATaccaaaggaaaaataaaaaccattctAAAATATCCTAACAAGTTAAGATCACGCTAACCAAATAACATTATACAAGAAAACAACTACTCACATTTCTTTATACACTTTGCTATTTgcttattattacaaaaaacaaaacaaaacaaaatattttttttattgattttggttCAACATGAGGATAGTATGATCACTCAATGGTCTtgtccttgaaaagttgaaaaaaaaaaatcatttttattcaaaattataaatatatattatttctttcataaatttgaattgataagTGAGTTGAAAGGTTCTTTTTATTCACTTCTCTTTCATACAATAAACCATCAACCTAGTGGCGGAGTAACTCTCGTAGtgataatatttatgaaaaaaataattaattatctttgtttataaatatatatttttttctttttattgatgtCAATGtgtgcatattttttataattttttatgtgacAAGGATAAGTGAACTTAGGTTAGGCCAATGTGACTCCAAAAAAGCCTATTGAATATAAATGGTGCCAGATCTATTTTAGGCATAACATAAAAAACGAGCTCAAACTTTATTTGTCATTCACCATCCTCCCGATTCTATGACACCTATGTTCTAAATAATTGTCTTAGGTTTAATGATCCTTTGTGTTTTAATCAAATATGCACACACCAATTTATACCAATTTTAACAAGAgcacaataaatatttttatcattaaagacAAGTATAACACAATTTATCTCATGTGAAATGTTTTAGggtaatgtttatttttcttttaatataactAGTCCCTTACCTAGAACTCTAAATACCTATTAGAGTTTCTAGTTACCTTAAAACTAagtgttgacttttttttttttactcttagtCCAACATGATGCCTTTTACCAGAGAATAATAACCCATTATATAAAGTCAGGAGAAAAtgcatttttcaataaattttcacTATAAGAATTGTAAATAGGGAGTAGCAATCATTATTGACTTTTTACCCCacattcaaaatgaaaaaaaaaaaaaaatttagggagGAAAACATTAATTAGATGAAGAAATAggaactataattaaaaaaaaaaaaaagagtttagttTCATCTCCAAAACATACTgtgaatttaaaatataaaacgagATTAGGAGGATAAAATAGAGgataaaagataaggatttgAACTCTTAATAGgcaatatcattaatttttattgtccCGAAACTCACAGCTAATTGAATCACAAATCTTTTTATTACAAGATGAATGATTTTTCACGTGATTCAGAACACAATTAAGAACTATTTAATTACTCTTATCTCTCGAGATGCTTAATTTCAATACACATTTCTTGTTAACTATGATGGAGATCAATGTAATTTGTGTACTAGGTTTATCTATTGAGATGGAATGTCAGTGTTACTTTGAATTTACTAAGTCTGGGTAATGAAAAAAAGGTGAAGTGCTATAACAAATATTTCATCAATGGACatgttttttatactaaaaactATGTTCAAGGTAGAAAAGCATATAACAATGGggtttgtgttaaaaaaatgatttttaatgagtttgaagttgactactataAAAAGTTAGAAGAAATCAaatattcaaattcaaagttATACTAAAATTGCTAAATTATATATACTCACTAGCAAAAAGATTGTTAaaggggataaaaaaaaaaaaaaaaaaaaagataatatgaCAGCATGATGGGAAATTCATAGACTAATTGAATGTGTGTATTTTACTTTTGTTATatagtaattaattattatataaaaaaaaaagacctataATGATTTTGTATCAAATAAACAAGTGAATCCCCAGCACTAagacaatgatttttttctttatttttaggttaaattCCAAAACCATCaacacaaaaaggaaagaaacatgaAGGAAGAGATAAAGTACGAGTAACCAAAGATGATGAGCCCACTAGAACTTAATTTATACATCATACAATCCCAccaatgtaaaagaaaaaagagaagatacaaGAAACTTATCAATCACAATACATTCATCAGCTAAAGAGcataattacaaaacttttaaTTATGATCTTCAGCCATTACAACCTTATTAGCATATGGAAAGTACACTCCTTACTAAATTATCTATATATGTGTTTTTTCCTTACAAAAGCAGACATGATTTTAACCTTGATCACTTCAAAAGGGAGTGTAGATTTGCATCTGGCTTAATATATGTTCAAAATTATCATTTGACTTCTCTATAGGATGGTTATGCATCCCTTCGTAAGTGGTCACGACAACGCCCTCATCTTTGGTTAGGCGTTGGACTTGCTTTTTTACAGTGCACCCTTGATAAGTGCATCGGTAATAGCTCCTGGAAATGAGAAATTACAGTCAGTACACATTTCTTCAAATGGTTCATGCTGATGTTATAATAAAGAGTTgttgaagaaataaataaataaatatagagcCAAATTGAGATAACTAGCGTGCATACCCTCGATCTCTTTCCAAGTGAGTTCGGGTTTAAGACTTTCTTTAGTTTGTAACCAGCTAAAAAACAAACTTCTGAAAAAACCAAAGATTGATGCACCCAGCTCAACCTTATTTTTCGGTTCTAAACGTTATATTCTAATTAAAGCAACTCTTCAATTATGGTATGGTTTTATTTCAAGGTGTAACAAAGTAAAGTTGCTTAGTTATTTAGAGCAGTAAAGTAATTAGTGGAATCTATCGAGACTTGAAATCAAACC
This DNA window, taken from Populus alba chromosome 17, ASM523922v2, whole genome shotgun sequence, encodes the following:
- the LOC118030971 gene encoding uncharacterized protein, which encodes MGLTNFIITVAGVSAVILLLRSDVKQSATIFRRNVKHIRHWLEEETAAASKASKEASPKELESKVPRKDIPKED